Proteins encoded within one genomic window of Deltaproteobacteria bacterium:
- a CDS encoding universal stress protein, producing MKQIRTILCTVDFSQNSAHVASYAATLAQALGAKIKVMYVAPSLTQYVGFHVPPTSIDSFVGEIVSGAEKTMDAFLDEHFPGKEATGVVVTGYAAEEILNYVAENEVDLIVMGTHGRKGIDRILFGSVAEKVVKAAKCPVMTIRPV from the coding sequence ATGAAACAGATCAGGACCATACTCTGCACGGTGGATTTTTCCCAGAACAGCGCCCACGTGGCCTCGTATGCAGCCACTTTAGCCCAGGCTCTTGGAGCCAAAATCAAGGTCATGTATGTGGCTCCTTCGTTGACCCAGTATGTCGGTTTCCATGTTCCGCCGACCTCTATTGATTCTTTTGTCGGAGAGATTGTCAGCGGGGCAGAAAAAACCATGGATGCCTTTCTGGACGAGCATTTTCCAGGCAAGGAGGCCACGGGTGTGGTGGTGACCGGATATGCGGCGGAAGAGATACTCAACTACGTGGCGGAGAACGAGGTTGATCTGATTGTCATGGGTACCCACGGCCGCAAGGGCATAGATCGAATACTATTCGGTTCGGTTGCCGAAAAAGTAGTCAAGGCTGCCAAATGTCCGGTGATGACCATCCGCCCTGTTTGA
- the pilM gene encoding type IV pilus assembly protein PilM, whose translation MDSIGRRYSMLSFLKKKVASCALDYGTNAVKMVQIEPGKVPSLVKVGSASWTVQEQEDRKQAGARVRELLGSHEVKDKVFISSLHGHSVIIKRVSFTADSAKKLPDIVQKEAKQYIPFDINDVYLDYGILSVKNKTDYDLVLVACKRVAVDNLERLAEESGAALAIVDVDAFALSNCYEFNYYEDLDTPVYLLDIGASQSVFCAYQDRQPSLVRDVPSGGNRVTEGIARGLNIRMAEAEQIKINGPDDFDDESISTTQREVRDAVSVWVSEIRRAMMGHQQAAGEAAETISTMYISGGGSLLPGLAEHLSEALDLEVRHLDPWRKIKVNEAAFDPVFLKENGPKFVVATGLALRSVIK comes from the coding sequence ATGGACAGTATCGGGAGAAGGTACAGCATGCTCTCTTTCCTGAAAAAAAAAGTTGCCTCATGCGCCTTGGATTATGGGACCAACGCGGTCAAAATGGTTCAGATCGAGCCGGGCAAGGTTCCCTCGTTGGTAAAGGTCGGCTCGGCATCCTGGACCGTTCAGGAGCAGGAAGACCGCAAGCAGGCCGGAGCCAGAGTCCGGGAACTGCTCGGGAGCCACGAGGTCAAGGACAAGGTCTTCATCTCATCCCTGCACGGTCACTCAGTGATCATCAAGCGAGTCTCCTTCACGGCCGACTCGGCCAAAAAACTTCCGGACATCGTCCAGAAGGAGGCCAAGCAATATATCCCCTTCGATATCAATGACGTCTATCTCGACTATGGAATCCTCTCGGTCAAGAACAAGACCGATTATGATCTTGTTTTAGTGGCCTGCAAACGGGTGGCTGTGGACAATCTGGAGCGGTTGGCGGAAGAGTCCGGAGCGGCCTTGGCTATCGTGGACGTGGACGCCTTCGCGTTGAGCAACTGTTACGAGTTCAATTACTACGAAGACTTGGACACCCCGGTTTATCTCCTTGATATCGGGGCCAGCCAGTCGGTCTTTTGCGCCTATCAGGATAGGCAGCCTTCGCTGGTCCGGGATGTGCCTTCGGGAGGAAACCGGGTCACCGAAGGAATTGCCAGGGGACTGAACATCAGGATGGCCGAAGCCGAACAGATCAAGATCAATGGGCCCGACGACTTTGACGACGAGTCCATTTCCACCACCCAGCGCGAGGTCCGCGATGCGGTTTCTGTCTGGGTAAGCGAGATTCGCAGGGCCATGATGGGCCACCAGCAGGCTGCGGGCGAGGCCGCTGAGACCATTTCAACCATGTACATTTCCGGCGGGGGAAGCCTGCTGCCAGGTCTGGCCGAGCATCTGTCCGAGGCCTTGGATTTGGAGGTTCGCCATCTCGATCCTTGGAGGAAGATCAAGGTCAACGAGGCTGCGTTCGACCCCGTTTTTTTGAAAGAAAACGGCCCGAAGTTTGTCGTCGCTACGGGCCTGGCCCTGAGGTCGGTCATCAAATGA